GGCCGCGTCGACTGTTGCCTGGAATAGCCGGAGTCGAGATCGACGTAATGCTTGAGGCCGGCGAGCGCGCGCTTCTCCTCCGCCGTCGGGTCACCCTCGACCTTCGGGGCGGCGTTGAACGCGAGCGTGATGTGGATGCCGGCGCAGTGCTCCACGTCCTGCGCGCCGAGCGAGGTCGTCACCGCCGAGCCCCAGTCGCCGCCTTGCGCGCCGTAACTGATATAGCCGAGCCGGTCCATCAGCTTGGCCCAGGTCGCGGCGATGCGGTCGACACCCCAGCCGGTGCTCTTCGGCTTGGCCGAGAAGCCGAAGCCGGGCAGCGACGGACACACCACGTGAAACGCATCGGCGGGATTGCCGCCATGCGCGGCGGGATCGGTGAGCGGCGCGATCACCTTCTGGAATTCCACGATGGAGCCCGGCCAACCATGGGTGATGATCAGCGGCAGCGCGGACGGTTCTTTCGAGCGCGCATGGATGAAGTGGATGTCGAGCCCGTCGATCTCGGTGGTGAACTGATCGAAGCGATTGAGCTTTGCCTCACGCGCGCGCCAGTCGTAACCGCTCGCCCAATAGCCACAGATCTCCTGAATCCATTGCAGCGGCGCGCCCTGGCTCCAGTCGTCCACCAGCTCCGCCTCCGGCCAGCGCGTGCGGGCGAGGCGCGATTTGAGGTCGGCGAGGATGTCGTCGCTGATGGCGATGCGGAACGGTCTGATCGCGCCGGTCATCGGTTGGCTCCCTCTTCTTGTCATTCCGGGGCGCGCGGAGTGCGAGCCCGGAATCCATTGCGCAACAGAGTCGGCGGCCCGATGGATCCCGGGCTCGACGCTTCGCGTCGCCCGGAATGACGGCTAGCCCGTCAGCGCGGCCTTCACGAGGCCGGACGCCTTACCAAAATCCATCTGTCCGGCATATTTCGCGCGCAATACCGCGATCACCTTGCCCATGTCCTTCATACCGGCAGCACCGGTCTCGCCGATGGCGTCCGCGATCGCCTTCTTGACCTCGTCGTCGGACATCTGCTTCGGCAAATAG
The genomic region above belongs to Bradyrhizobium arachidis and contains:
- a CDS encoding epoxide hydrolase family protein, with amino-acid sequence MTGAIRPFRIAISDDILADLKSRLARTRWPEAELVDDWSQGAPLQWIQEICGYWASGYDWRAREAKLNRFDQFTTEIDGLDIHFIHARSKEPSALPLIITHGWPGSIVEFQKVIAPLTDPAAHGGNPADAFHVVCPSLPGFGFSAKPKSTGWGVDRIAATWAKLMDRLGYISYGAQGGDWGSAVTTSLGAQDVEHCAGIHITLAFNAAPKVEGDPTAEEKRALAGLKHYVDLDSGYSRQQSTRPQTLGYGLTDSPSGQAAWILEKFWAWTDCDGHPEHIFDKDELLDNVMLYWATETATSSARLYWESFGKRRTMPVVKVPTGVAVFPKEIITPVRRWMEPNFHNITHWSEMEKGGHFAAFEQPELFVRDVRTFFATVR